One stretch of Pomacea canaliculata isolate SZHN2017 linkage group LG1, ASM307304v1, whole genome shotgun sequence DNA includes these proteins:
- the LOC112575985 gene encoding uncharacterized protein LOC112575985 has product MARIPPGNRVPEFSTRAFAVLLRHSAGEARLPLDDDNVWEVLRMSDMYIVPSLVDICFHYLLHCHKSRKRSSHICQALEWSHAGCTGSNYARCLQVAKRRARRIFQNEPAVRFVLRVHVDSGQGRRPDRGRRASGLPGCSHVGEGAVPVGHAQPEAVAGGSTRPHTSRALPGHGASEVGETSGQTLR; this is encoded by the exons ATGGCGAGAATACCGCCAGGAAATCGTGTCCCTGAGTTCAGCACACGAGCGTTCGCTGTACTCCTAAG acaTTCGGCCGGGGAAGCCCGCTTGCCCCTGGATGACGACAACGTGTGGGAGGTGTTGAGGATGTCCGACATGTATATTGTCCCCTCTCTTGTCGACATCTGCTTCCACTACCTGTTGCACTGCCACAAGTCCCGCAAGAGGAGCAGCCACATCTGCCAAGCGCTCGAGTGGTCGCACGCCGGGTGCACGGGCTCGAACTATGCTCGCTGCTTGCAGGTCGCCAAGAGAAGAGCTAGACGAATTTTCCAGAACGAGCCGGCCGTCCGCTTTGTGCTACGAGTGCATGTTGACTCTGGTCAAGGCAGACGACCTGATAGGGGCAGACGAGCTTCAGGTTTACCAGGCTGTAGTCACGTGGGCGAAGGGGCAGTGCCAGTCGGCCATGCCCAACCGGAAGCAGTTGCGGGAGGCAGCACGCGACCTCATACATCACGTGCGCTACCTGGCCATGGCGCCTCAGAAGTTGGAGAGACTTCTGGACAAACCCTCCGATGA
- the LOC112573408 gene encoding uncharacterized protein LOC112573408, whose product MFSGNWKEADGRLTISPDINPDSFIFLLRYAAGEKKQELDDESVWTVLQVADMYQVEALIEACFRFLLVGHGRCDEARHLCVVLELTHRLHRPTWRRRCLRLISTRKAAKVLGSKSCLKELCRECMLALVQAEDMHVDDEVLVLKAVWTWAMQACRKNRQVKVRRSELRESAGDLVYHVRYLSIPRRQLTNLLRFDAGPCLLTG is encoded by the exons ATGTTTTCCGGAAACTGGAAAGAAGCAGACGGCAGACTGACGATATCCCCTGATATCAATCCAgacagctttatttttctgctcAG atACGCCGCCGGCGAGAAAAAGCAAGAACTAGACGATGAGTCGGTGTGGACCGTGCTGCAAGTGGCTGACATGTATCAAGTCGAGGCGCTGATCGAGGCCTGCTTCCGCTTCCTGCTGGTGGGTCACGGCCGTTGCGACGAGGCCCGGCACCTGTGCGTCGTGCTGGAACTGACTCACCGCCTGCACAGACCCACCTGGCGGCGCAGGTGTCTGCGACTCATCTCGACCCGCAAGGCGGCAAAGGTGCTGGGCAGCAAGTCGTGCCTGAAGGAGTTGTGCCGAGAGTGCATGCTAGCACTAGTCCAGGCCGAAGACATGCACGTCGACGACGAGGTCCTAGTGCTGAAGGCCGTGTGGACCTGGGCCATGCAGGCCTGTCGCAAAAATCGACAGGTGAAGGTGAGGCGCAGCGAGCTACGGGAGTCGGCCGGTGATCTAGTCTATCACGTTCGCTACCTGTCCATCCCTCGCCGCCAGCTGACCAATCTCCTGCGGTTCGATGCCGGACCCTGTCTGCTGACTGGCTga
- the LOC112573401 gene encoding LOW QUALITY PROTEIN: UPF0046 protein C25E10.12-like (The sequence of the model RefSeq protein was modified relative to this genomic sequence to represent the inferred CDS: inserted 1 base in 1 codon): METPTTAHHHRGNGRPSFYNMTDNTQTHIPVVPVGNVPAELFDGHSALQKIPDTVRIVHISDTHMQHEELMNGRLLSALLPDGEVLIHSGNFDRYTASCCVRSHHFEDFLHEIDIFFGTFPHRLKIFVAGNHDSCLEGIPLDQIQSRLTKCTYLCDSSTFYAIKFYGCPHTAYRFMSLARGFGSSWRRLRHKWEAIPADTDVLITRMPPLGILDLATEPLASEYPALFRLKATLSSXSTCRTCGFVHPGRVHWGCPSLRETVLNRVKPKLHVFGHVHEGFGTLQRDNTVFSNGSFAVKRSFNVFDYYL, encoded by the exons ATGGAAACACCAACGACAGCTCACCACCACAGAGGCAACGGAAGGCCAAGTTTTTATAAC ATGACAGataatacacagacacacataccaGTGGTACCTGTGGGTAATGTACCCGCAGAATTGTTCGACGGTCACTCGGCTCTCCAGAAGATTCCAGATACAGTTCGGATTGTGCACATATCGGACACCCACATGCAGCATGAGGAATTAATGAATGGAAGATTGTTATCCGCACTGTTACCTGATGGCGAGGTCCTCATTCACTCTGGAAATTTTGACCGTTATACTGCCAGCTGCTGCGTTCGGTCGCATCATTTCGAAGACTTCCTTCACGAG ATCGACATCTTCTTTGGCACATTTCCTCATCGGTTGAAAATTTTCGTGGCGGGGAACCACGACTCCTGCCTGGAGGGTATTCCGCTGGACCAAATTCAATCCCGGCTAACCAAGTGCACGTACCTCTGTGACTCATCGACATTTTACGCTATCAAGTTCTATGGATGCCCGCACACCGCTTATAG GTTCATGTCTCTGGCAAGAGGGTTCGGAAGCTCCTGGCGACGACTACGTCACAAATGGGAGGCAATTCCAGCGGACACTGATGTCCTCATCACTCGCATGCCACCGCTGGGCATTCTGGACCTGGCCACGGAGCCGCTAGCCAGCGAGTACCCGGCTCTTTTCCGCCTGAAAGCCACCCTGTCCA GCAGCACGTGTCGCACGTGCGGCTTCGTCCATCCGGGTCGCGTGCACTGGGGATGCCCATCCTTGAGAGAAACCGTGTTGAATCGAGTCAA accAAAGTTACATGTCTTCGGCCATGTTCACGAAGGATTCGGCACCTTGCAAAGGGACAATACTGTATTCTCCAATGGATCCTTTGCAGTCAAGCGCTCTTTCAACgtttttgattattatttatag